GGCCCCGGCGAGCCGATCCCCACGCCGGCGACGGCATCCCGCGTCGTCCCGTGCTGGGTGGTGACCTCCTCGATGGACTCCTCGACCATCGCCACCATCTTGTCGACCACGTACTTGGCGCCGCGCGTGGCGTCGGTGGGGTGCGTGCGCAGCCCCAGGACCTCGCCCCCCTCGATGGGGATGAGGCCCACGACGATGTTGGTGCCGCCCAGGTCCACGCCTGCGATCCAGCGCTTCTCGGCCGTTCCGGGGGTCATGTGCTCTCCAGTGGGGATGGGGCGGAGGCGGTGTCGCTTTCGGCCTGCAGCTCGGCCAGGCCGCGCCGCGCGCGGGTCAGCCCGCGGCGGCGGATCTCGCGGCGCAGCTCGCGGTTGCGGCGCCACTTCTCGGGGTCGGCGTAGGGCCGCTCGTGGTGGAGATGGAGCACCGGCGCGCGGTGGCGCAGCTGCTTCCCGCGCACGCCCGCGTTCTCCAGGCACTCGCCCACCGCGCGGTCCAGCCCGCCGTACGCCATGTCCAGGTCGTAGCCGTTCACCCGGAACAGGTCGGCGCGCCAGCCGCTGGCGTTGTGCCCGTTCCACGTCGCCCCCGTAGGCGTCAGCGCGTCGAGCAGCGTCGCCAGGAGACGCGAGCGGGTGAGCCGCAGCGTGCGCCGCCCCGGGTTCCACCCCCGCGCACGGAGCCAGCCCGGATCGGCGACGCGGCCGCTGCGCACGTCGTCGGGGGTGATGGCCTCGCTGACGGCGCGCGGGAGCTTCAGGTAGCCGCCGGAGAGGAATCGCCCCGGCTTGGCCAGCCGCAGGTGCGTCGCCACGAAGTCCGCGCGGGGGATGCAGTCGCCGTCGGTGAAGATGAGGTAGTCCCCGCGCGACGCGAGGATGGCGCGGTCCAGGATCTCCGTCTTCCGGAACCCCCGGTCCTCGTGCCAGACGTGGAGGATCTCCATCCCCGACTCATGGCGGACGCGGTCGATCACCTCCCGCGTCTCCTCGCCCGACCCGTCGTCGGCCACCACCAGCTCGAAGTCGCGCCGCGACTGCACGGCGAAGCCCCACAGCACCAGCTCCAGCGCGCGCGGGCTGTTGTAGGTGGTGAAGATGACCGACGCGCGCTCCGGCATCACCACCGCGGGGGCGAGACGATGCCGACCGCGGGCTTCCCTTCGCCGAACAGCATCCAGCCGCGCACGGTGCGGTAGACGAGCCAGGCCAGGCTGCCGAACCCCAGCACCATCATCAGCAGGAAGGCCATGGGGAAGAAGGCGAGGACGGCCATGAGCACGCCGAAGATCATCACCACGAACGCGGCGATGGAGACCAGGAAGGTGTCCACCAGCCAGTTGCAGTGCGATTCCAGCCAGGTGCCGCGCACGGCGTCGCGCTTGGTGTAGGCGATGATGGCGGAGACGATGTACAGCGGCCCGAACGCGAACGACGCGGCAAGGAGGATGTAGCCGATCTGCACCGTCTGCCGGTGCTGCGCGAGCGGATCGACGGGCGCGGCGTAGTACGGTCCGGCCGGCGCGTACCCCGGCGCGGGGGCGCCGTACTGGGGCGTCGAGCTGCCGTACCCCGCCGCCGGCTGCTCGTACGGCGCCGGGCGCTCGGGGATGGAGTAGCGCGGCTGCGTCTGCGCCGGCGTCATGGTCCGGCCGCACGCGGGGCACGCGGCGGCCGAGTCGGACACCGGAGACCCGCAGTCGGGACACGCGATCATCGCCATGGGATTCGTGACGAGTTGAGGGTCACCCGCGGCACCGCCCCACGCCCCCACCCCTTCCGTTCGAGAGAGTACGATCTCCGGCCCGTCCCGGTGTCAACGGCAACCATCACCGCGGCGACATCGGGGAATCGATCGAGATCGAGATCGCAAGGAGGAATATGCGACTAAAGTCGCGGCTACAACTACACGCAGTCCGCCTTCGCGGACTTCAACAGCGCCGCGAACGCATCATTGCGTACACCCCGCGCGGATGGTGGCGTGCTACCTCTCCCGGTACGGGAGAGGTGGCGAGCCTAAGCGAGCCGGAGAGGGCGCGATGCCCCGCGCCCACTCAGCACTCAGCACTCTCAGTCCCCCACCTGCAGCACCGCCAGGAACGCCTCCTGGGGGATCTCCACCGTGCCGACCTGCTTCATCCGCTTCTTCCCCTCCTTCTGCTTCTCCAGGAGCTTGCGCTTGCGGGTGATGTCGCCGCCGTAGCACTTGGCGGTCACGTTCTTCCGCATGGCCTTGATGCTCTCGCGGGCGATGATCTTGTTGCCGATCGCCGCCTGGATGGCCACCTCGAACATCTGCCGGGGGATCAGCTCGCGCAGCTTCTCGGCCACGTTGCGCCCGTATTCGTACGCCTTGTCGCGGTGGATGATCACGCTGAACGCGTCGACCGAGTCGCCGTTGATCAGCATGTCGAGCTTCTGCAGCGGGTTGGGGCGGTACTCGGCGAACTCGTAGTCCAGCGACGCGTATCCCCGCGTGGCCGACTTCAGCCGATCGTAGAAGTCGAGCACGATCTCCGCCAGCGGCAGGTCGTAGGTCAGCTCCACCCGCTGGGGGTCGGGATAGCTCATCCCCTTGAAGTCGCCGCGGCGCTCGTGGCAGAGCTTCTGGACCGCGCCGATGTACTCGGCCGGCGTCATGATCCGCGCGCGGACGTACGGCTCCTCGATGCGGTCGATCTTGGTGGGGTCCGGCAGCTGGCTGGGAGACTCGATCCACAGCTCCTCCCCGTCCGTCATCACCACCCGGTACTTCACGTTGGGCACGGTGGTGATGAGGTCGAGGTCGAACTCGCGCTCCAGCCGCTCCTGGATGATCTCCAGGTGCAGCAGCCCCAGGAACCCCGCGCGGAAGCCGAACCCCAGCGCGGTGGACGACTCGGGCTCGTACGAGAGCGAGGCGTCGTTCAGCTGCAGCTTGGCCAGCGCGTCACGCAGCTCCTCGTACTGCTCGGTGTCCGTCGGGTAGATCCCCGCGAACACCATCGGCTTCACTTCCTGGTAGCCGGGGAGGAGCTCGGTCGCGCGGTTGGCGGCGTCGAGGATGGTGTCGCCCGAGCGCGTGTCCTGCACCCGCTTGATCCCCGCGATGATGTAGCCCACCTCGCCCGGGCGCAGCTCGTCGAGGCTGTAGCGGCCGAGCTGGAGGTACCCCACCTCGTCGACCGGATAGACGGAGTCGTTGCTGCCGAAGGCGATGCGCATCCCCGGCCGGAACACGCCGTCGACCACGCGGATCGAGGGGACGGCGCCCACGTACTTGTCGTAGTACGAGTCGAAAATCAGCGCCCGCGGCGGCTTGTCCGGGTCGCCCTCGGGCGGGGGGACGCGCGCGACGATGGCCTCGAGGATCGCGTCGATCCCGATCCCCGCCTTGGCACTGGCGAGGATCACCTCGTCGGGATCGACGCCCAGGAGGTCCACCAGCTCCTCGCGGCGGCGCTCCGGCTCCGCGCCGGGGAGGTCGATCTTGTTGAGCACGGGGATGATCTCCAGCCCCGCGTCCATCGCCAGGAAGAGGTTGGAGAGCGTCTGCGCCTGCACCCCCTGCGATGCGTCGACGACCAGGATGGCGCCCTCGCACGCGGCCAGCGAGCGGCTCACCTCGTAGGTGAAGTCGACGTGGCCGGGGGTGTCGATCAGGTTCAGCTCGTACGGCCGCCCGTCGCGCGCGGCGTACTGCATCCGCACCGCGTTGAGCTTGATGGTGATGCCGCGCTCGCGCTCGATGTCCATCGAGTCGAGCACCTGCTCCTTCATCTCCCGCTGCTGCAGGGTGCGCGTGGCCTCGATCAGCCGGTCGGCCAGCGTGCTCTTCCCGTGGTCGATGTGCGCGACGATGCAGAAGTTACGGATGTGGTCTATGCGCAACGGACAACTACCTGTCGGTCCGGGGACGGAATTCGGGTTCGGAAGCCGGTAAAACTAGCCACGAAGCGGCTTTCCGGAAAGCGGGGCGGCTATCGGAAGCGCGCCCGCGCTGGTATCTTCCTGCGCTTCCCGTACACCGCAGCGACCAGAACGTCCGCCGCCCCGCGACGGACGCGTGGCTCGCGATAGACTCCGGCAGATGGATAGAGGGATGAGAGGGACGGATCGTTCGACGATGATGACGGCGCTGGCGCTGCTGGCGGCCGCGCCCGCCGCCGCGCAGGTGCCGCTGACCCCGCGCGCGCTGGGGATGGGAAACGCGTACGTGGCCGCCGCGCGCGGCAGCGAGGCGCTCTGGCAGAACCCGGCCAACCTGGCGCTCCCCGGCGCCGCGCACTGGAGCTTCAACATCCCCACGCTCTCCGCCGGCGCCGACGTGCTGGGGCTGGACGCCGGCGACGTGGCCGACCTGGTGGACTACGACAACCAGACCGACGCGCGCAAGCAGGAGATCCTCGACGCCGTTCCCGCGGGCGGCACCGAGGTGCGCGGCGACCTGCGGCTGCCGTTCGCCAGCGGGCAGATCCGCCACTTCGCCGCCGGGTTCGCGTTCAACACGGTCGGCAGCCACACGCTGGACAAGGACTTCGTGGACCTGCTGCTCTTCGGCTTCCAGCCGGTGCCGGGGAAGTACGACATCACCCCGGCGGAGACGCAGGGCTTCCGCGCCAGCTACTGGGACTTCGCCGCGGCGTACGGCCGCCGCCTCCCGGTGCCGCTCCCCGGCCCGCTGACCGTGGGCGCCACGGCGCACGTGTACGTGGGCACCGCGCTGGTGCGGATGGGGATCACCGACGTCGACACCGTCCGCAACGCGGTGGGCGTTCCCACCGACCTGCAGGTGACGTACACGGGGGTGAAGTACCGCGGCGGCACCGGGATCGGCGTCGACCTGGGCGCCGCGTACCAGCCGCTGCCCAGCCTCACGCTGAGCGCGTCGGTCAGCAACGTGCTGAACACCTTCGGCTTCGGCGGCAACCGCTCGCAGAACCAGGTGACGCTCACCAGCGCCGACTACGAGAACGGCGACCTGGCCGACGTGTGGGACCGCTACGACTCGAGCCTGGCGGACT
The nucleotide sequence above comes from Longimicrobium sp.. Encoded proteins:
- a CDS encoding glycosyltransferase family 2 protein, which codes for MPERASVIFTTYNSPRALELVLWGFAVQSRRDFELVVADDGSGEETREVIDRVRHESGMEILHVWHEDRGFRKTEILDRAILASRGDYLIFTDGDCIPRADFVATHLRLAKPGRFLSGGYLKLPRAVSEAITPDDVRSGRVADPGWLRARGWNPGRRTLRLTRSRLLATLLDALTPTGATWNGHNASGWRADLFRVNGYDLDMAYGGLDRAVGECLENAGVRGKQLRHRAPVLHLHHERPYADPEKWRRNRELRREIRRRGLTRARRGLAELQAESDTASAPSPLEST
- the lepA gene encoding translation elongation factor 4 — its product is MRIDHIRNFCIVAHIDHGKSTLADRLIEATRTLQQREMKEQVLDSMDIERERGITIKLNAVRMQYAARDGRPYELNLIDTPGHVDFTYEVSRSLAACEGAILVVDASQGVQAQTLSNLFLAMDAGLEIIPVLNKIDLPGAEPERRREELVDLLGVDPDEVILASAKAGIGIDAILEAIVARVPPPEGDPDKPPRALIFDSYYDKYVGAVPSIRVVDGVFRPGMRIAFGSNDSVYPVDEVGYLQLGRYSLDELRPGEVGYIIAGIKRVQDTRSGDTILDAANRATELLPGYQEVKPMVFAGIYPTDTEQYEELRDALAKLQLNDASLSYEPESSTALGFGFRAGFLGLLHLEIIQERLEREFDLDLITTVPNVKYRVVMTDGEELWIESPSQLPDPTKIDRIEEPYVRARIMTPAEYIGAVQKLCHERRGDFKGMSYPDPQRVELTYDLPLAEIVLDFYDRLKSATRGYASLDYEFAEYRPNPLQKLDMLINGDSVDAFSVIIHRDKAYEYGRNVAEKLRELIPRQMFEVAIQAAIGNKIIARESIKAMRKNVTAKCYGGDITRKRKLLEKQKEGKKRMKQVGTVEIPQEAFLAVLQVGD
- a CDS encoding DUF5723 family protein → MRGTDRSTMMTALALLAAAPAAAQVPLTPRALGMGNAYVAAARGSEALWQNPANLALPGAAHWSFNIPTLSAGADVLGLDAGDVADLVDYDNQTDARKQEILDAVPAGGTEVRGDLRLPFASGQIRHFAAGFAFNTVGSHTLDKDFVDLLLFGFQPVPGKYDITPAETQGFRASYWDFAAAYGRRLPVPLPGPLTVGATAHVYVGTALVRMGITDVDTVRNAVGVPTDLQVTYTGVKYRGGTGIGVDLGAAYQPLPSLTLSASVSNVLNTFGFGGNRSQNQVTLTSADYENGDLADVWDRYDSSLADYDEAAANANVRALAADLDTDRKLPRMLRAGAAFEPRAGTLLSAAYQGALGDSRLTGLWDRTLGVGVQQRLSFVSARVGASTNLDSGTLLSGGLSIGPLHLGVAHITDGSPVDADRSGWVATLGFGTRSQTRMP